The Athene noctua chromosome 15, bAthNoc1.hap1.1, whole genome shotgun sequence genome contains a region encoding:
- the LOC141966407 gene encoding hexosaminidase D-like isoform X6: MASSSSTRTCSPSRGSWKSSGPRTLTACPCPPSEEDIERIQQLAELHKLEVVPLVQTFGHVEFILKHEKYQHLREVERFPNSFNPHVPDTLALLKSILSQVMEKHRRSTWIHIGADEVFHLGEGMDSKNWMSHNKGDTGTMYLKHIKEVLGFIAAQYWGLRVLMWDDMLRKISAGALRESGIAKHVSPVVWFYAPDFEAEQIGPFLAKYAESGFEAVWFASAFKGTTGPAQSWPPLSYHLKNHLSWLKVMQALPRLAPLRCQGIVLTGWQRYDHYSVLCELLPVGIPSLAVCLQTLVNGGFTEETKRKVLDTLGFQSMQLEQSTCEGRGAFPGVEIYHMVEQVNSHLKESILKALEEESAIKGWFSPYHRKRQFGNPRNLESFGSKERAGPPPALPPPGSMRTGRVSSMTCVPTWRGSTSPTRWRSGWRRTSTPTWTSCGTWCGTTGPSSASTPGPR; encoded by the exons ATGGCATCCTCATCGAGTACGAGGACATGTTCCCCTTCAAGGGGGAGCTGGAAATCCTCAGGTCCCCGTACGCTTACAG cctgtccctgccctcccagcGAGGAGGACATCGAGCGGATCCAGCAGCTGGCGGAGCTCCACAAGCTGGAGGTGGTTCCCCTGGTGCAGACCTTTGGGCACGTGGAG TTCATCCTCAAGCACGAGAAATACCAGCACCTGCGGGAGGTCGAGCGCTTCCCCAACAGCTTCAACCCCCATGTCCCCGACACCCTGGCCCTGCTCAAGAGCATCTTGTCGCAGGTGATGGAGAAGCACAGGCGCTCCACCTGGATCCACATTGGCGCGGATGAG GTCTTCCATCTCGGGGAGGGGATGGACTCTAAGAACTGGATGAGCCACAACAAGGGCGACACGGGGACCATGTACCTGAAGCACATCAAGGAGGTGCTGGGCTTCATCGCTGCACAGTACTGGGGGCTGCGGGTGCTCATGTGGGACGACATGCTGAGGAAAATCAGCGCGGGAGCCCTGCGGG AGTCCGGGATAGCAAAGCACGTCTCACCTGTGGTGTGGTTCTATGCACCCGACTTTGAGGCTGAGCAGATCG GGCCGTTCCTTGCCAAGTACGCAGAGAGCGGCTTCGAGGCGGTGTGGTTCGCCAGTGCCTTCAAGGGCACGACGGGACCAGCACAGAGCTGGCCCCCCCTGAGCTACCACCTGAAAAACCACCTGAGCTGGCTGAAGGTGATGCAGGCGCTGCCGCGGCTGGCCCCGCTGCGCTGCCAGGGCATCGTCCTCACCGGGTGGCAGAG GTACGATCACTACTCGGTGCTCTGCGAGCTGCTGCCCGTTGGCATCCCCTCGCTGGCCGTCTGCCTCCAGACCCTGGTGAATG GGGGTTTCACAGAAGAGACTAAGAGGAAGGTCCTGGACACGTTGGGTTTCCAGAGcatgcagctggagcagagcacGTG tGAAGGCAGAGGAGCCTTCCCCGGCGTGGAGATCTACCACATGGTCGAGCAGGTCAATAGCCACCTGAAGGAGAGCATCCTTAAAGCACTGGAGGAGGAGAG cgCCATCAAGGGCTGGTTCAGTCCCTATCACCGCAAGCGCCAGTTCGGCAACCCCCGCAACTTGGAGAGCTTTGGCAGCAAG GAGCGAGCTGGACCACCCCCTGCTCTCCCCCCACCAGGCTCCATGAGGACTGGGAGAGTTTCGTCCATGACCTGCGTGCCCACCTGGAGAGGGTCTACTTCCCCGACACGGTGGAGGAGTGGCTGGAGGAGAACATCAACCCCTACTTGGACCAGCTGCGGGACCTGGTGCGGGACTACCGGGCCATCATCCGCCTCAACGCCAGGCCCAAGGTGA